Part of the Mycolicibacterium thermoresistibile genome, CGTTTCCGGCCTCCGGACGATTGAGGATCAACCAGCCGATGTGGCCGTCCTTGTCGACGACGAGGCGCTGATAGTCGGTCATGACCCGCTCACGACCTCGGAATGTCCTTCCACGGCTTGCCCTTCCCCGGATCGGGTTCCTTGGGCAGGCCGAGCACCCGCTCACCGAGGATGTTCTTGTTGATGTCGGTGGTACCGCCCTCGGTGCTGTTGGCGAGGCTGCGCATCATGCCGTGCACCTCGCGGGGCAGCGCGTCGGGGTTCTCGGAAGGCTCCCACGCCAATGCTGCGGTGCCCAGCAGATCCACCATCAGGTCCTGGATCTGCTGGTTGAGCGTGGCCTGGTGCACCTTGCCGATCGACGATGCCGGACCCGGCGTCTGACCGGCCGAGAGTGCCGCCCGGACACGATCGTTGGTCCATCCGCGGATCTTCTCCTGCGCCCACAACCGCGCCACCTTGGTGCGCACGACGGGGTCGTCCCACCGTCCGTGTGCCTTGGCGACCTCGATCAGCCGTTCGGCGCTGGAACCGCCGAGTCGGCCCATCCCGCCGGACCCCGATCCGGACACCATCTGCCGCTCACTGGTCAGCGTCGACGCGCTCACCCGCCACCCGTCGTTGACCGCGCCGATGCGGTGCGCATCCGGAATCCGGGCGCCGTCGAGGAACACCTCGTTGAACTCGGCCTCACCGGTGATCTGGCGCAGCGGCCGAACCTCGACGCCGGGCTGATGCATGTCCAGCGCGAAGTAGGTGATGCCGGCGTGTTTGGGGGCATCGGGATCGGTGCGGGCCAACAGGATCGCGAAATCGGCGACGTCGGCCCAGGTGGTCCACACCTTCTGCCCGGTCACCACCCACTCGTCACCGTCGGGCACCGCCCGGGTGGCCAGCGACGCGAGGTCCGACCCGGCGCCGGGTTCGCTGAACAGCTGACACCACACCTCTTCGTTGCGCACGATCGGGGGCAGGAAGCGCCGCCGCTGCTCCTCGGTGCCGTGGCTGAACAGTGCTGCGGCAGCGTTGTTGAGGCCCAACGGGTTCAGCCGGGTCAACCGCAGCGGTGCCAGCACCCGCTCGACGGCCCGCGCCGTTGCCGGAGCCAGTCCGAGTCCGCCATACTCGGGGGCCCAGGTCGGCACCACCAGGCCCGACCGGGCGAATGTCGGATACCACTGCCGGTACTGATCGGGGGAGCGGACCGCACGCAGCGCCGCGGGACCTTCGGCCGCCGCCGCGCGCCAGTGCTCGGGCACGTGGGCTGCGACCCAGTCCTCGACGGCGGCCACGGCGTCGTCGACCGGGGTGGCGGCGGTGATCGGTAGTCGTGCGTTCATCGGCCCCGAAACCGTGCTTCGCGTCTGTCCCGGAATGCCGCCAGTCCTTCCTTGAAATCGTCGCTGCGGAAAGCGAGTTCCAGCGCCATCGCCTCGTTGTGCAGTTGGCGGTCCCGGTCCAGGCCGTTGCCGGTCTGCAGCAGCCACTTGGTCAGACCCAGCGCGACCGTGGGCGCCTGTGCCAGCCGTGCGACCAACTCCTCGGCGGCCTCGGACAACTCGTCGTCGGGGTGGGCGGCGTGGATGATCCCCCACTCGGCGGCGGTCGCGCCGGAGATCTCCTCACCGAGCATGAGCAGACGGCGGCTGCGGGCCAACCCGATGAGCCGCGGCAGCAACCAGGTGGCGCCGCTGTCGGGAGTGAATCCGCGCGCCATGAAGGGTTCCCAGAACCGGGCATCGGTTGCGGCGACACAGAAATCGGCTGCCAGCGCGAGGTGGAAGCCCAGCCCGGTGGACCAGCCGCGCACCACGGCCACGATCGGCACCTGGGTCTCCGTCATCACCGCGATGAGCCGGTTCGCCTTGTGCGGCAGCCGCCGCTGGGTGCTGCCCACGCGCGGTTTGCGGTCGGACCGCGCGGCGTTGGCGATCAGATCCGTACCCGCGCAGAAGTCGGGTCCGGCCGCGTCGAGTGCGATGACGCGCACCCGTTCGTCGGTGTTGGACGCCGCGATCGCGGTCACCATCGCGTCGAGCATCACGTCGTTGACGGCATTGCGCCGGTCGGCGCGATCCAGCGTCAGGCGCAGCACCGGCCCGTCGAGCGTGGCCCGCAGCCCGGGAACACCGGCGTAACTCATCGGTGCTCGAACTCCGCGATCACGGCCTGCAGGACACCGGTGAGAGTGTCGGCGCCGCCGGGCGGGTCGGGCAGTCGGACCGGCCCGTGGCGCCGACTCGGCAGCAGGACGGTGGCGTGGCCGGGTGTGGTGACCTCCCCGCGCTGGTTGGTGGCGGCGAGATCGAGGTCGACGGCGGGCCGGTCACCGTCGGCGAGGTACTTGCGCGCCACCGTGCCGGTGATGGTGTGCAGATCGCCGACGTAGTTGAATCGCCGGAACTCGCAGTCGAGTCGCCACAACCAGCCGTCATCACCCATCCAGTCCGTGCACAGGTGGATCAGCCAGGTCTCCCGCATCCGGCCGTAGTCGAAGGTGGTGGGATTGCCGACGTCACGCGCCGCCCCGGGATCCCAGTGCACACGCTGCGCGACATCGGGTACGCCCTGCGCATCGGGGGTGTAGAAGCGGGGGATGCGCCGGCGGTTCTGCCAGGCCAGCCGTAGCGGCCGCACGCCGTAGAGGCCCATGCCCATGCCGACGTGCCAGCAGACCATGTCGGTGACGGTGAGCGGACCCTTGGTCAGCGGGCCGAGGGTGTCGCCCTCGGCGACGTCCTCCCACCAGCGGGGTTCGGCGCCGCGCGGGTGTTCGGCCGCGTACCGGGCGTCGATCTCGGCGATCTCCTCCGGTGTCCAGGTCTTCGGCTCGATGTCGTCGTACTTGCGCCGGCTGCGGGCGCGGGACCGTTCGGTGCGGATCATGTTGCGGTACTGGGCGCCGAGTAGCGTGCCCGCCTCGTCGCGGAACACCTCGGCGGTCCACTCGTGCACGGCGCGGCCGGCGAAGTCGCTGCGCTTGTCCAGCGCAGCCACCAGCGCGTTGCGCCGGAACACCCGCCGGTCGGCATACAGCGGTGCCCACCACTCCCGCATCGATGAGGCGTAGAACGCGTGCACCCCGCGCAGCGGATCGCCCTTGGTCAGCTCGCGCTCTCTGTCGGAGAGCGTGGTCACCTC contains:
- a CDS encoding acyl-CoA dehydrogenase family protein, producing MNARLPITAATPVDDAVAAVEDWVAAHVPEHWRAAAAEGPAALRAVRSPDQYRQWYPTFARSGLVVPTWAPEYGGLGLAPATARAVERVLAPLRLTRLNPLGLNNAAAALFSHGTEEQRRRFLPPIVRNEEVWCQLFSEPGAGSDLASLATRAVPDGDEWVVTGQKVWTTWADVADFAILLARTDPDAPKHAGITYFALDMHQPGVEVRPLRQITGEAEFNEVFLDGARIPDAHRIGAVNDGWRVSASTLTSERQMVSGSGSGGMGRLGGSSAERLIEVAKAHGRWDDPVVRTKVARLWAQEKIRGWTNDRVRAALSAGQTPGPASSIGKVHQATLNQQIQDLMVDLLGTAALAWEPSENPDALPREVHGMMRSLANSTEGGTTDINKNILGERVLGLPKEPDPGKGKPWKDIPRS
- a CDS encoding enoyl-CoA hydratase/isomerase family protein, with translation MSYAGVPGLRATLDGPVLRLTLDRADRRNAVNDVMLDAMVTAIAASNTDERVRVIALDAAGPDFCAGTDLIANAARSDRKPRVGSTQRRLPHKANRLIAVMTETQVPIVAVVRGWSTGLGFHLALAADFCVAATDARFWEPFMARGFTPDSGATWLLPRLIGLARSRRLLMLGEEISGATAAEWGIIHAAHPDDELSEAAEELVARLAQAPTVALGLTKWLLQTGNGLDRDRQLHNEAMALELAFRSDDFKEGLAAFRDRREARFRGR